The Gasterosteus aculeatus chromosome 8, fGasAcu3.hap1.1, whole genome shotgun sequence genome has a window encoding:
- the slco2a1 gene encoding solute carrier organic anion transporter family member 2A1 — translation MDLLSPKAMKKPKTPRCSVKLFVLCHGLLQLSQLLYSAYFKSTISTIEKRYGLSSYSSGTLSSLHEISNSVLIVFVSYFGNRVHRPRFIGMGGLLMAVSALMLTLPHFLSQAYEYDSVLHNRHDICNLQRNSSGLESCGRDETRRLADTNNLWLLMASAQLLFGVGSVPIQPFGISYIDDFSGPGNSSLYIAILFAVSVFGPAIGFLLGSVMLRIYVDVDKIGFGAETELGHSDPRWVGAWWMGMLITAGCLLLTSIPYFFFPRRMPPEDNVIASETDASDDLKKPDVSLLDFLKMFPRMFVHLLVSPLFLMLVLAQCCFSSVIAGLATFLNKFLELQYSATSVYSSLLVGAVNLPAVAVGMLIGGVIMKKAGLTLKTIPRFCVAMLSVSTLLFIPLFFMGCPTQKVSEVNHYQIGQYGYPPSCYSNCSCPASAFHPVCGSDGVEYISPCHAGCTNFTKVANNTHRVQLYTDCRCISGEQRTARPAPCPNSCPHLLLPVILVISLASLVACLTHNPMYMMVLRCVPSEEKSFAIGIQFLLMRILAWLPAPAVFGVAIDTSCIWWKRVCGKKFSCGYYDNDILRSRYLGLQLGYKVVGIVLLMMLGWKAKRTQEYSLEKRPEGPL, via the exons ATGGACCTTCTTTCCCCCAAAGCCATGAAGAAGCCGAAGACGCCGCGCTGCAGCGTAAAG CTGTTTGTCCTGTGCCacggcctcctgcagctctctCAGCTGCTGTACAGCGCCTACTTCAAGagcaccatcagcaccatcGAGAAGCGGTACGGCCTCAGCAGCTACTCCTCTGGAACCCTTTCCTCTCTGCACGAG ATCAGCAACAGTGTGctgattgtgtttgtgagctACTTTGGAAACCGCGTTCACCGGCCGCGCTTCATTGGAATGGGCGGACTCCTGATGGCCGTCAGCGCCTTGATGCTGACCCTGCCTCACTTCTTGTCCCAGGCCTACGAATACGACTCCGTGTTACACA ATCGCCACGACATCTGCAACCTGCAGAGGAACTCGAGCGGCCTGGAGTCATGCGGCCGCGACGAGACCCGGCGCTTGGCCGACACCAACAACCTGTGGCTGCTCATGGCCAGCGCCCAGCTGCTCTTCGGCGTGGGCTCCGTGCCCATCCAGCCCTTTGGCATCTCCTACATCGATGACTTCTCAGGGCCGGGCAACTCCTCTCTTTACATAG CCATCCTGTTCGCAGTGTCTGTGTTCGGGCCGGCCATCGGCTTCCTGCTGGGCTCAGTCATGCTGCGCATCTACGTGGACGTGGACAAAATTGGTTTCG GAGCTGAGACGGAGCTGGGACACAGCGATCCCCGCTGGGTGGGGGCCTGGTGGATGGGCATGCTCATCACCGCCGGCTGCCTCCTGCTCACCTCCATCCCTTACTTCTTCTTCCCTCGCAGAATGCCTCCAGAGGACAAT GTGATCGCAAGTGAAACGGATGCTAGTGATGACTTGAAGAAGCCGGATGTCTCCCTGCTGGATTTCCTGAAAA TGTTTCCCAGAATGTTTGTCCACCTCCTGGTGAGTCCTCTCTTCCTGATGCTGGTTCTGGCCCAGTGCTGCTTCTCCTCCGTGATCGCCGGCCTCGCTACGTTCCTCAACAAGTTTCTGGAGCTACAGTACAGCGCGACGTCCGTTTACAGCAGCCTGCTAGTAG GTGCTGTGAATCTGCCAGCCGTCGCCGTGGGGATGCTGATAGGCGGCGTCATCATGAAGAAGGCCGGCCTCACCCTGAAGACCATCCCGCGCTTCTGCGTTGCCATGCTCTCCGTGTccaccctcctcttcatccctctcttcttcATGGGCTGTCCCACGCAGAAAGTATCCGAGGTCAATCATTACCAGATCGGACAGTATGG GTATCCACCCTCGTGCTACTCCAACTGCTCCTGCCCTGCCAGTGCCTTCCACCCGGTGTGCGGCTCTGATGGAGTTGAGTATATTTCTCCTTGCCACGCCGGCTGCACCAACTTCACCAAAGTCGCCAACAACACCCACAGGGTTCAG CTGTACACCGACTGCAGGTGTATATCAGGGGAGCAGAGGACTGCCCGCCCCGCTCCCTGCCCCAACAGCTGcccacacctcctcctgccCGTCATCCTGGTGATCTCCCTGGCCTCCCTGGTCGCCTGCCTCACTCACAACCCCATGTACATGATGGTGCTCAG ATGTGTTCCCTCTGAGGAGAAGTCATTCGCGATAGGAATTCAATTTTTACTCATGAGAATATTAG CCTGGCTGCCCGCCCCCGCTGTCTTCGGCGTGGCCATCGATACGTCGTGCATCTGGTGGAAGCGCGTGTGTGGAAAGAAGTTCAGCTGTGGTTACTACGACAACGACATCTTGAGGAGCCG GTACCTGGGCTTACAGCTGGGTTATAAGGTCGTAGGCATCGTCCTACTGATGATGCTGGGATGGAAGGCCAAGCGGACCCAGGAGTACAGTCTGGAGAAGAGGCCCGAAGGACCGCTCTGA